In Nerophis ophidion isolate RoL-2023_Sa linkage group LG02, RoL_Noph_v1.0, whole genome shotgun sequence, one DNA window encodes the following:
- the LOC133547624 gene encoding gastrula zinc finger protein XlCGF8.2DB-like isoform X4, whose amino-acid sequence MEQHESHPPPVEEQGEEEDEEPPCIKEEDEELSISQDDADVNKFPVIRVIVKSEDGEDEAQWSQLDDSQKSGSEADSFSDSDNSPSHFSDTDDENSKADVTSRTENKNFKRSRCDQTFDDHIGLEEHRTRHTGDKTFSCPFCDKSFPRISNLKLHMRTHTGEKPFSCSVCGKRFSIKGNLIKHSSTHTGEKPFPCPVCGKRFSRKGNLMAHTRTHAGDKHRKTFSCSACATSFGMRSTLSRHMRTHTGEKPFPCSICDQTFSQKGHLMRHMRTHSGEKPFPCSVCGKRFTQKGSLMTHMRTHTVDKPFTCSVCGQKFSQKGNLMKHQRTHTGEKPFRCDECTKSFSYKYQLNRHECVGEKISSQ is encoded by the coding sequence CCTGTTGAAGAACaaggggaggaggaggacgaggagcCCCCTTgcattaaagaggaagatgaaGAGCTCAGCATCAGCCAAGACGACGCCGACGTCAACAAGTTTCCAGTTATTCGtgtgattgtgaagagtgaagatgggGAAGATGAAGCTCAGTGGTCACAGCTTGACGACAGTCAGAAGAGCGGATCGGAAGCGGACAGCTTCTCCGATAGTGACAACTCCCCTTCACACTTTTCCGACACTGACGATGAAAACTCTAAAGCTGACGTGACGTCTCGCACTGAGAATAAAAACTTTAAACGCTCTCGATGTGACCAAACCTTTGATGACCACATTGGATTGGAGGAACACAGGACTCGTCACACGGGCGACAAAACCTTCAGCTGCCCGTTTTGTGATAAAAGCTTCCCCAGGAttagtaatttgaaattgcacatgagaacacacactggggaGAAACCGTTTTCTTGCTCGGTGTGCGGCAAAAGATTCTCCATTAAGGGAAATTTGATCAAACACTCAAGCACACACACGGGAGAGAAACCCTTCCCCTGCCCGGTTTGCGGTAAAAGATTCTCCCGCAAGGGCAATTTGATGGCGCACACGAGGACTCACGCTGGGGATAAACACCGGAAAACATTTTCCTGCTCCGCCTGCGCCACCAGTTTCGGCATGCGCTCCACGTTGTCgagacacatgagaacgcacaccggcGAGAAACCCTTTCCCTGCTCCATTTGCGATCAAACCTTCTCTCAAAAGGGACATTTGATgagacacatgagaacgcacagcGGGGAGAAACCGTTCCCCTGCTCCGTCTGCGGCAAAAGGTTCACTCAAAAGGGCAGTCTGATgacgcacatgagaacacacaccgtgGATAAGCCTTTTACTTGTTCGGTTTGTGGACAGAAGTTCTCTCAAAAGGGCAATTTAATGAAACAccagagaacacacactggtgaaaaacccttCCGATGTGATGAGTGCACTAAAAGCTTCTCTTACAAGTATCAGCTGAATCGACATGAGTGTGTTGGTGAGAAGATCAGCAGTCAATGA
- the LOC133547624 gene encoding gastrula zinc finger protein XlCGF8.2DB-like isoform X3 produces MESQAADAREEYLPPERRWVSRMEQHESHPPPVEEQGEEEDEEPPCIKEEDEELSISQDDADVNKFPVIRVIVKSEDGEDEAQWSQLDDSQKSGSEADSFSDSDNSPSHFSDTDDENSKADVTSRTENKNFKRSRCDQTFDDHIGLEEHRTRHTGDKTFSCPFCDKSFPRISNLKLHMRTHTGEKPFSCSVCGKRFSIKGNLIKHSSTHTGEKPFPCPVCGKRFSRKGNLMAHTRTHAGDKHRKTFSCSACATSFGMRSTLSRHMRTHTGEKPFPCSICDQTFSQKGHLMRHMRTHSGEKPFPCSVCGKRFTQKGSLMTHMRTHTVDKPFTCSVCGQKFSQKGNLMKHQRTHTGEKPFRCDECTKSFSYKYQLNRHECVGEKISSQ; encoded by the coding sequence CCTGTTGAAGAACaaggggaggaggaggacgaggagcCCCCTTgcattaaagaggaagatgaaGAGCTCAGCATCAGCCAAGACGACGCCGACGTCAACAAGTTTCCAGTTATTCGtgtgattgtgaagagtgaagatgggGAAGATGAAGCTCAGTGGTCACAGCTTGACGACAGTCAGAAGAGCGGATCGGAAGCGGACAGCTTCTCCGATAGTGACAACTCCCCTTCACACTTTTCCGACACTGACGATGAAAACTCTAAAGCTGACGTGACGTCTCGCACTGAGAATAAAAACTTTAAACGCTCTCGATGTGACCAAACCTTTGATGACCACATTGGATTGGAGGAACACAGGACTCGTCACACGGGCGACAAAACCTTCAGCTGCCCGTTTTGTGATAAAAGCTTCCCCAGGAttagtaatttgaaattgcacatgagaacacacactggggaGAAACCGTTTTCTTGCTCGGTGTGCGGCAAAAGATTCTCCATTAAGGGAAATTTGATCAAACACTCAAGCACACACACGGGAGAGAAACCCTTCCCCTGCCCGGTTTGCGGTAAAAGATTCTCCCGCAAGGGCAATTTGATGGCGCACACGAGGACTCACGCTGGGGATAAACACCGGAAAACATTTTCCTGCTCCGCCTGCGCCACCAGTTTCGGCATGCGCTCCACGTTGTCgagacacatgagaacgcacaccggcGAGAAACCCTTTCCCTGCTCCATTTGCGATCAAACCTTCTCTCAAAAGGGACATTTGATgagacacatgagaacgcacagcGGGGAGAAACCGTTCCCCTGCTCCGTCTGCGGCAAAAGGTTCACTCAAAAGGGCAGTCTGATgacgcacatgagaacacacaccgtgGATAAGCCTTTTACTTGTTCGGTTTGTGGACAGAAGTTCTCTCAAAAGGGCAATTTAATGAAACAccagagaacacacactggtgaaaaacccttCCGATGTGATGAGTGCACTAAAAGCTTCTCTTACAAGTATCAGCTGAATCGACATGAGTGTGTTGGTGAGAAGATCAGCAGTCAATGA